In the Cellulomonas sp. C5510 genome, AAGGTGCTGCCGATCTCCCGGGCGCTGCTGACCTGCTTCGCGCACCTGCAGTCCCTGTCGGCCTCCAGCCCGTTCTGGGGCGGCAAGGACACCGGGTACGCGTCCAACCGGGCGCTGATGTTCCAGCAGCTGCCCACGGCAGGGCTGCCGTTCCAGTTCGAGCAGTGGGAGCAGCTCGAGGCGTACGTGGGCGACATGCTGCACACCGGCGTGATCGACGCGTTCGACGAGGTGCGCTGGGACGTGCGCCCCTCGCCGCGGTTCGGGACGGTCGAGACCCGCATCTGCGACGGCTCCCCCACCCTGCTGGAGGTCACGGCGCTCGCCGCCCTCACGCACTGCCTGGTCGAGCACTTCTCGACGCTGCTGGACGGCGGCGAGGAGCTGCCGACGATCCCGCCGTGGTTCGCCCAGGAGAACAAGTGGCGCTCCGCCCGCTACGGCATGGACGCCATCATCATCACGGACGCCGCCGGCGAGGAGGAGCTCGTCACCGACGCCGTCGCCCGGCTGCTGCGCGACCTGGAGCCGGTGGCCGACCGGCTGGGCTGCGCGGCCGAGCTGGACGCCGTGCGCGTGATCCTCCGCAAGGGCGCGTCCTACCAGCGGCAGCGGGCGGTGGCGCGTCGGAACGCCGGCGAGCTCGACGCGGTGGTCGCCTCGCTGGTGGCCGAGATGCGGGCCGGCCGGCCGCTGTAGCCCGGCCGGGACGCCGGTCTCAGACCGTCACGGTCTCCAGCGGCATGGTCGAGTCCACGCCGATGCCGAAGTCCGAGGCGGGCAGCCCGCGACGGACCACGGCCGCCCCGAGCGCGGCGATCATCGCGCCGTTGTCGGTGCAGTACCGGATCGGCGGGATGCGCAGCTCGATGCCGGCCTCGGCGCAGCGCTCGGCCGCCATCCCGCGCAGCTGGGAGTTGGCGGAGAACCCGCCGCCGACGACGAGCGTGTCCACACCGTGCCGCCGGCACGCCGCGATGGTCTTCGCGGTGAGCACGTCGGCCACCGCGGCCGCGAACGACGCGGACACGTCCTCCAGCGGGATCTCCTCGCCGGCGTCCTGCCGGGCCTCGACCCAGCGGGCCACGGCGGTCTTCAGCCCGGAGAACGAGAAGTCGTACGCGTGCTTCTCCTGGTCCTTCGCGGCGGTCAGCCCGCGCGGGAACCGGATCGCCGTCGGGTCGCCCTCGCGCGCCAGGTGGTCGATGTGGGGGCCGCCGGGGTACGGCAGGCCGAGCAGGCGCCCCACCTTGTCGAACGCCTCGCCCGCGGCGTCGTCGAGCGTGGAGCCCAGCTCGTGCACGCCGGTGACGACGTCGTCGACCAGCAGCAGGCTGGAGTGCCCGCCGGACACGACCAGCGCCATGACCCGGTCGGGGAACAGGCCGTGCACGAGCTCGTCGACGGCGGCGTGGCCGATGACGTGGTTGACGCCGTACAGCGGCTTGCCGAGGCCGTAGGCGAGCGCCTTGGCGGCAGCGGTGCCGACGGTCAGCGACCCGACGAGACCCGGGCCGGCGGTCACGGCGACCGCGTCGACGTCCGCGAGCGTGACGCCTGCCTCGCCGAGGGCGCTCTCGACGGTCGGCACCATCGCCTCGAGGTGGGCGCGGGAGGCGATCTCGGGGATGATCCCGCCGAACCGCGCGTGCTCGTCCATCGACGACGCGACGGCGTCGACCAGCAGCTCGCTGCGGTCGGGGTGGGCGCGGACCAGGGCGACCCCGGTCTCGTCGCAGGACGTCTCGATCCCCAGGACGAGCGGCGCTTCGGGCATGGGGACCATCCTAGGTCGGGCCGCCGGAGCGTTCCGCGGGCGCCGTGTGACACGGTTCACCCAGGCAACCGGAATGCTCCGGTTTGGTTGCGAATTCAACCAGTTATGAGCATCGACACCGCCCCGAGCGAGCTCCGCGTCCCCGCCGAGATCGCCGACCTCGTGTTCCGGTCCGCCCGCACCGTCAACAGCTTCGCGGACGGCGAGGTCACCGACGAGCAGGTCCGCGCCGTGTGGGACGTCGTCCGCTGGGGGCCCACCGCGATGAACACCCTGCCGCTGCGGCTGCTCCTCGTGCGCTCCCCGGAGGCCCGCGAGCGCCTCGTGACGCACATGGCCGACGGCAACAAGGCCAAGACCCAGCTCGCGCCGCTGAGCATCGTCGTGGCCGCCGACCTCGACTTCCACGAGCACCTGCCCCGGCTCGCGCCGCACATGGCCGGCGCGCGCGACACGCTCGCCGGGGCCGAGGAGGTCCGCGAGCGCATGTCCCGTGACAACGCGTTCCTGCAGGCCGGCTACCTCGTCGTCGGCCTGCGCGCCGCCGGGCTGCACGTCGGCCCGATGACCGGCTTCGACGCCCCCGGGCTCGACGCCGACCTGTTCGCCGGCACGTCGTGGCGCTCGATCATCGTCATGAACGTCGGCACCGAGCCCGCCGACCGCGAGGGCCTCGGCGTCCCCGCGTCGCACCCGCGCCAGGCGCGCCTCGACTTCGAGGACGTCGCCCGCACCGTCTGAGCCGGTCCCGCGCCGCACCGGGCGGGCAGCCGCGTCACACCGACGCCG is a window encoding:
- a CDS encoding glutamate--cysteine ligase — encoded protein: MTTPARLPFARSERSTVGIEWELALVDADSGDLRQVASTVLDAVRPADGDEHPAIKQELLLNTVEVVSGVCRTVGEAGADLQRAIDEVRTVTDPLRVELMSAGTHPFARWTQQKVTDKERYATLIDRTQWWGRQMLIYGVHVHVGVEDRAKVLPISRALLTCFAHLQSLSASSPFWGGKDTGYASNRALMFQQLPTAGLPFQFEQWEQLEAYVGDMLHTGVIDAFDEVRWDVRPSPRFGTVETRICDGSPTLLEVTALAALTHCLVEHFSTLLDGGEELPTIPPWFAQENKWRSARYGMDAIIITDAAGEEELVTDAVARLLRDLEPVADRLGCAAELDAVRVILRKGASYQRQRAVARRNAGELDAVVASLVAEMRAGRPL
- the tsaD gene encoding tRNA (adenosine(37)-N6)-threonylcarbamoyltransferase complex transferase subunit TsaD produces the protein MPEAPLVLGIETSCDETGVALVRAHPDRSELLVDAVASSMDEHARFGGIIPEIASRAHLEAMVPTVESALGEAGVTLADVDAVAVTAGPGLVGSLTVGTAAAKALAYGLGKPLYGVNHVIGHAAVDELVHGLFPDRVMALVVSGGHSSLLLVDDVVTGVHELGSTLDDAAGEAFDKVGRLLGLPYPGGPHIDHLAREGDPTAIRFPRGLTAAKDQEKHAYDFSFSGLKTAVARWVEARQDAGEEIPLEDVSASFAAAVADVLTAKTIAACRRHGVDTLVVGGGFSANSQLRGMAAERCAEAGIELRIPPIRYCTDNGAMIAALGAAVVRRGLPASDFGIGVDSTMPLETVTV
- a CDS encoding malonic semialdehyde reductase, encoding MSIDTAPSELRVPAEIADLVFRSARTVNSFADGEVTDEQVRAVWDVVRWGPTAMNTLPLRLLLVRSPEARERLVTHMADGNKAKTQLAPLSIVVAADLDFHEHLPRLAPHMAGARDTLAGAEEVRERMSRDNAFLQAGYLVVGLRAAGLHVGPMTGFDAPGLDADLFAGTSWRSIIVMNVGTEPADREGLGVPASHPRQARLDFEDVARTV